The following are encoded in a window of Anopheles gambiae chromosome X, idAnoGambNW_F1_1, whole genome shotgun sequence genomic DNA:
- the LOC1270512 gene encoding gastrin/cholecystokinin type B receptor isoform X6 — protein sequence MTDGPFVYGIELRDPPTAPTELTQYDLLFGPGSLLYRPPNSMAGDYGDELYGTNLSLALGELLRDNISATVVGTHNLSGNGRSAAGNLPPATGTGTAGSRGGDGTFQNQLIIPLYAIIFLLSVVGNLLVILTLAQNKRMRTVTNVYLLNLAISDLLLGVFCMPFTLAGQVLRRFVFGSVMCKLIPYFQAVSVSVAVWTLVAISLERYFAICRPLSSRRWQTQFHAYKMIGLVWTVSFLANSPLGYVQRLLPVGRSTGQMKCREEWPSPAWERAYVLFHDVGLLFLPLLTMGFAYSMIVSKLWRGLRHEIKHSSLYQQTSRQHGTGGQGSSVGGAPTGAAAGSVGTVSGEQHCSGDTGKPPKPPGGKRHEPGFVLTSSLKKAPFKSSTAVVNFASNNNTINKSNFSGAGSGSSSNGAGSSGSSNGSNGGGCNGSGADQRTHYCGGAGCETRPGRLRGFRHFFAKQHHQHVGLCRNQRYQRSSTAAAPEGLPELAETKFDESASVGQQHPYHHCHCHHAHGYHHHHHRLPTSTIVKSTQQDAKHEIVLGTGEPGPGLEPAGDAVLLPGAPPGSAATAPETGQGDCDPSALNPDPAYQFSRHAIRSTYMDKSIEAKKKVIRMLFVIIVEFFVCWAPLHILNTVYLYSPTFVYQYVNSSGIALVQLMAYISSCCNPITYCFMNRRFRQAFLGVFSCYRNRMPICCCFCCASSNGPMEGAESKAAAYLRQNTINQSGAERNNSDMSGNDSLVYVGRGLVQRSEILILESEDRV from the exons ATGACCGACGGCCCGTTCGTGTACGGTATCGAGCTGAGGGATCCACCGACGGCCCCAACCGAACTCACCCAGTACGACCTGTTGTTCGGTCCGGGCAGTCTCCTCTACCGTCCGCCCAACAGCATGGCCGGCGACTACGGTGACGAGCTGTACGGTACCAACCTGTCGCTTGCGCTTGGCGAGCTGCTCCGAGACAACATTTCCGCCACTGTGGTCGGCACCCACAACCTGTCCGGGAACGGGCGCAGTGCGGCCGGTAATCTGCCGCCAGCCACCGGAACGGGCACGGCCGGTTCGCGCGGCGGCGACGGCACGTTCCAGAATCAGCTCATCATCCCCCTGTACGCCATTATCTTCTTGCTGTCGGTCGTCGGCAATCTGCTGGTAATTTTAACGCTCGCCCAAAACAAACGGATGCGCACGGTCACCAACGTATATCTGCTGAATCTG GCAATTTCCGATCTGCTGCTCGGTGTCTTCTGCATGCCGTTTACACTCGCCGGCCAGGTGCTGCGGAGGTTCGTCTTCGGTAGCGTCATGTGCAAATTAATACCATATTTCCAAG CCGTCTCGGTGTCGGTGGCGGTCTGGACGTTGGTGGCGATCTCGCTTGAGCGCTACTTTGCCATCTGTCGGCCGCTGTCATCCCGCCGGTGGCAGACCCAGTTTCATGCCTACAAAATGATCGGCCTGGTGTGGACGGTCAGCTTTCTCGCGAACTCACCGCTCGGGTACGTGCAGCGACTGCTGCCGGTCGGCCGCAGCACCGGCCAGATGAAGTGCCGGGAAGAGTGGCCCAGCCCGGCTTGGGAAAGGGCGTACGTGCTGTTTCACGACGTCGGGCTGCTGTTTCTGCCCCTGCTCACCATGGGATTCGCCTACTCGATGATCGTCTCGAAGCTGTGGCGCGGACTCCGACACGAGATCAAACATTCTTCGCTGTACCAGCAGACGAGCCGGCAGCACGGTACGGGCGGCCAGGGCAGCAGCGTCGGGGGAGCTCCCACTGGTGCCGCGGCTGGCAGTGTGGGGACTGTCAGTGGGGAGCAGCACTGCTCAGGCGATACGGGCAAGCCACCGAAGCCGCCCGGTGGTAAGCGGCACGAGCCGGGGTTCGTGCTAACGTCCAGCCTGAAGAAGGCACCGTTCAAATCGTCTACAGCGGTCGTTAACtttgccagcaacaacaacacgatcAACAAAAGCAACTTCAGCGGTGCTGGAAGCGGCAGCTCGAGCAATGGTGCCGGTAGCAGCGGCTCGAGCAATGGCAGCAACGGTGGTGGATGCAACGGTTCCGGGGCGGACCAGCGAACGCACTACTGTGGTGGGGCCGGATGCGAAACCAGGCCCGGAAGACTTCGAGGTTTTCGCCATTTCTTCGCCAAG cagcaccaccagcacgtTGGACTCTGTCGGAATCAGCGCTACCAGCGCAGCAGCACCGCCGCCGCGCCGGAAGGTCTGCCCGAGCTGGCCGAGACGAAGTTCGACGAAAGTGCGTCGGTCGGGCAGCAGCACCCGTACCACCACTGCCACTGTCATCATGCGCACGgatatcatcatcaccatcatcggcTGCCGACCAGCACCATCGTGAAGAGTACGCAGCAGGACGCCAAGCACGAGATCGTGCTCGGTACGGGCGAACCAGGACCGGGGCTCGAACCAGCCGGTGACGCAGTGCTGCTTCCTGGCGCACCGCCGGGTAGTGCTGCTACCGCACCAGAAACCGGCCAGGGGGACTGTGACCCGTCCGCTCTCAACCCGGATCCGGCCTATCAGTTCTCCCGGCATGCGATCCGCTCCACCTACATGGACAAGAGCATCGAGGCTAAGAAGAAA GTCATACGGATGCTGTTCGTGATAATCGTCGAGTTCTTTGTTTGTTGGGCACCGCTACACATTCTCAACACG GTATATCTGTACTCGCCGACCTTCGTCTACCAGTACGTGAACAGCAGCGGCATTGCCCTGGTGCAGCTGATGGCGTACATCAGCTCCTGCTGCAATCCCATCACGTACTGCTTCATGAACCGACGCTTCCGGCAGGCATTCCTCGGCGTCTTCAGCTGCTACCGCAACCG
- the LOC1270512 gene encoding gastrin/cholecystokinin type B receptor isoform X2 encodes MKSFSIELVAAERRTFRFEKSERKKEKGCPPSLFSLRMTDGPFVYGIELRDPPTAPTELTQYDLLFGPGSLLYRPPNSMAGDYGDELYGTNLSLALGELLRDNISATVVGTHNLSGNGRSAAGNLPPATGTGTAGSRGGDGTFQNQLIIPLYAIIFLLSVVGNLLVILTLAQNKRMRTVTNVYLLNLAISDLLLGVFCMPFTLAGQVLRRFVFGSVMCKLIPYFQAVSVSVAVWTLVAISLERYFAICRPLSSRRWQTQFHAYKMIGLVWTVSFLANSPLGYVQRLLPVGRSTGQMKCREEWPSPAWERAYVLFHDVGLLFLPLLTMGFAYSMIVSKLWRGLRHEIKHSSLYQQTSRQHGTGGQGSSVGGAPTGAAAGSVGTVSGEQHCSGDTGKPPKPPGGKRHEPGFVLTSSLKKAPFKSSTAVVNFASNNNTINKSNFSGAGSGSSSNGAGSSGSSNGSNGGGCNGSGADQRTHYCGGAGCETRPGRLRGFRHFFAKHHQHVGLCRNQRYQRSSTAAAPEGLPELAETKFDESASVGQQHPYHHCHCHHAHGYHHHHHRLPTSTIVKSTQQDAKHEIVLGTGEPGPGLEPAGDAVLLPGAPPGSAATAPETGQGDCDPSALNPDPAYQFSRHAIRSTYMDKSIEAKKKVIRMLFVIIVEFFVCWAPLHILNTVYLYSPTFVYQYVNSSGIALVQLMAYISSCCNPITYCFMNRRFRQAFLGVFSCYRNRMPICCCFCCASSNGPMEGAESKAAAYLRQNTINQSGAERNNSDMSGNDSLVYVGRGLVQRSEILILESEDRV; translated from the exons CTTTTCCATTGAGTTAGTTGCTGCTGAACGGCGGACATTTCGTTTCGAGAAATcagagcgaaagaaagagaaggGGTGTCCGCCCAGCCTATTCAGTCTGAGAATGACCGACGGCCCGTTCGTGTACGGTATCGAGCTGAGGGATCCACCGACGGCCCCAACCGAACTCACCCAGTACGACCTGTTGTTCGGTCCGGGCAGTCTCCTCTACCGTCCGCCCAACAGCATGGCCGGCGACTACGGTGACGAGCTGTACGGTACCAACCTGTCGCTTGCGCTTGGCGAGCTGCTCCGAGACAACATTTCCGCCACTGTGGTCGGCACCCACAACCTGTCCGGGAACGGGCGCAGTGCGGCCGGTAATCTGCCGCCAGCCACCGGAACGGGCACGGCCGGTTCGCGCGGCGGCGACGGCACGTTCCAGAATCAGCTCATCATCCCCCTGTACGCCATTATCTTCTTGCTGTCGGTCGTCGGCAATCTGCTGGTAATTTTAACGCTCGCCCAAAACAAACGGATGCGCACGGTCACCAACGTATATCTGCTGAATCTG GCAATTTCCGATCTGCTGCTCGGTGTCTTCTGCATGCCGTTTACACTCGCCGGCCAGGTGCTGCGGAGGTTCGTCTTCGGTAGCGTCATGTGCAAATTAATACCATATTTCCAAG CCGTCTCGGTGTCGGTGGCGGTCTGGACGTTGGTGGCGATCTCGCTTGAGCGCTACTTTGCCATCTGTCGGCCGCTGTCATCCCGCCGGTGGCAGACCCAGTTTCATGCCTACAAAATGATCGGCCTGGTGTGGACGGTCAGCTTTCTCGCGAACTCACCGCTCGGGTACGTGCAGCGACTGCTGCCGGTCGGCCGCAGCACCGGCCAGATGAAGTGCCGGGAAGAGTGGCCCAGCCCGGCTTGGGAAAGGGCGTACGTGCTGTTTCACGACGTCGGGCTGCTGTTTCTGCCCCTGCTCACCATGGGATTCGCCTACTCGATGATCGTCTCGAAGCTGTGGCGCGGACTCCGACACGAGATCAAACATTCTTCGCTGTACCAGCAGACGAGCCGGCAGCACGGTACGGGCGGCCAGGGCAGCAGCGTCGGGGGAGCTCCCACTGGTGCCGCGGCTGGCAGTGTGGGGACTGTCAGTGGGGAGCAGCACTGCTCAGGCGATACGGGCAAGCCACCGAAGCCGCCCGGTGGTAAGCGGCACGAGCCGGGGTTCGTGCTAACGTCCAGCCTGAAGAAGGCACCGTTCAAATCGTCTACAGCGGTCGTTAACtttgccagcaacaacaacacgatcAACAAAAGCAACTTCAGCGGTGCTGGAAGCGGCAGCTCGAGCAATGGTGCCGGTAGCAGCGGCTCGAGCAATGGCAGCAACGGTGGTGGATGCAACGGTTCCGGGGCGGACCAGCGAACGCACTACTGTGGTGGGGCCGGATGCGAAACCAGGCCCGGAAGACTTCGAGGTTTTCGCCATTTCTTCGCCAAG caccaccagcacgtTGGACTCTGTCGGAATCAGCGCTACCAGCGCAGCAGCACCGCCGCCGCGCCGGAAGGTCTGCCCGAGCTGGCCGAGACGAAGTTCGACGAAAGTGCGTCGGTCGGGCAGCAGCACCCGTACCACCACTGCCACTGTCATCATGCGCACGgatatcatcatcaccatcatcggcTGCCGACCAGCACCATCGTGAAGAGTACGCAGCAGGACGCCAAGCACGAGATCGTGCTCGGTACGGGCGAACCAGGACCGGGGCTCGAACCAGCCGGTGACGCAGTGCTGCTTCCTGGCGCACCGCCGGGTAGTGCTGCTACCGCACCAGAAACCGGCCAGGGGGACTGTGACCCGTCCGCTCTCAACCCGGATCCGGCCTATCAGTTCTCCCGGCATGCGATCCGCTCCACCTACATGGACAAGAGCATCGAGGCTAAGAAGAAA GTCATACGGATGCTGTTCGTGATAATCGTCGAGTTCTTTGTTTGTTGGGCACCGCTACACATTCTCAACACG GTATATCTGTACTCGCCGACCTTCGTCTACCAGTACGTGAACAGCAGCGGCATTGCCCTGGTGCAGCTGATGGCGTACATCAGCTCCTGCTGCAATCCCATCACGTACTGCTTCATGAACCGACGCTTCCGGCAGGCATTCCTCGGCGTCTTCAGCTGCTACCGCAACCG